The Lates calcarifer isolate ASB-BC8 linkage group LG6, TLL_Latcal_v3, whole genome shotgun sequence genome includes a region encoding these proteins:
- the birc7 gene encoding baculoviral IAP repeat-containing protein 7, giving the protein MMDDRSTMLHILEDPQMRREGERLRTFQNWPTDAPVTSGELAKAGFFFLGPGDKVQCFCCGGILRCWVHGDRPAAEHKRHFPTCSFILGRAVGNVPLQVGSSDSVDGQLLSQLQRMTMDDQGTAGQAVYPEMEAEDSRLTTFHNWPTEASVQPDVLARAGFFYTGHGDNVKCFYCDGGLRNWEPGDDPWQEHAKWFPRCEFLIQSRGQDYISNIQDAHFHLGDTVGGSQTTTGRDIGSRNDMVGGLGASSAMLSPVVQTVLQMGFEAGLVESLVQTKYLLTGQHYTSVSDLVTDVLHAEEEDRQRGPQNREPDTRQGSSAGNVRMQTPIREKVKDPSPEELLRQLQEERTCKVCMDKLVSIVFIPCGHLVVCGDCAASLRHCPICRAVIRGSVRAFMS; this is encoded by the exons ATGATGGATGACAGGAGTACTATGCTGCACATTCTCGAGGATCCTCAGATGcgaagagaaggggagagacTTCGAACTTTTCAGAACTGGCCGACAGATGCACCCGTCACATCTGGGGAGCTGGCCAAAGCGGGCTTCTTCTTCCTCGGCCCCGGGGATAAAgtccagtgtttctgctgcGGGGGGATTTTAAGATGCTGGGTACACGGGGACAGGCCGGCCGCAGAGCACAAGAGGCATTTCCCAACTTGTAGTTTCATACTGGGTCGAGCTGTGGGAAATGTCCCTCTCCAAGTTGGATCCTCGGACTCTGTGGACGGCCAGCTGCTGAGTCAGCTCCAGAGGATGACTATGGATGATCAGGGGACAGCCGGACAAGCGGTCTACCCAGAGATGGAGGCGGAGGATTCCCGGCTCACCACTTTCCACAACTGGCCCACCGAGGCCTCGGTCCAGCCAGATGTTCTCGCCAGAGCTGGATTTTTCTACACAG GTCACGGTGACAATGTCAAATGCTTCTACTGTGATGGAGGGCTGAGAAACTGGGAGCCAGGAGACGACCCCTGGCAGGAACATGCCAAATGGTTTCCACG gtGTGAGTTTTTAATCCAGTCAAGGGGGCAGGACTACATCAGCAACATACAGGATGCTCATTTCCATCTGGGTGACACTGTG GGTGGATCACAGACCACCACAGGCAGAGATATCGGCTCTAGAAATG ATATGGTCGGAGGTCTGGGAGCTTCCTCGGCCATGCTCTCTCCTGTGGTGCAGACTGTGCTTCAGATGGGCTTTGAGGCCGGCTTGGTGGAGAGTCTGGTCCAGACCAAGTATCTTTTGACTGGCCAGCACTACACCTCTGTGTCTGACCTGGTCACTGATGTACTGCacgcagaggaggaggacagacagagggggcCACAGAACAGAG AGCCAGACACGAGGCAGGGCTCTAGTGCTGGAAATGTGAGGATGCAAACACCCATCAGAGAGAAAG TGAAGGACCCCAGtccagaggagctgctgaggcagctgcaggaggagaggacgTGTAAGGTGTGCATGGACAAGCTGGTGTCCATCGTCTTCATCCCCTGTGGTCATCTGGTGGTGTGCGGTGACTGCGCTGCCAGCCTGCGTCACTGCCCCATCTGCAGAGCTGTCATCAGAGGCAGCGTTCGTGCTTTCATGTCCTAA